In Dehalogenimonas etheniformans, one genomic interval encodes:
- a CDS encoding TRAP transporter permease, with translation MTEPRQGGLSRYHYMPKPVKVIFLLAPVIASTLFVIHWFSIPIFGHILAGTIYSYLLYAILGFNIFIGLGATKKQNRQAPPWYDYILGVTLVGIIIFFMFNINDITYHNWDSPPNNWVFASAVTISLLVIEAGRRVGGWGLAALLVFSIIYPLFSSSHFLATHFGGVFYGASFPFKEIVSSFAFGANGMLGIPAQMLGELILGFFLFAGLIMGMGGGSFFMNLATSLMGKVRGGQAKVAVLASGFFGSITGSAMANIAGTGSFTIPAMKKSGFEAEDAAAIEACASSGSDSMPPVLGGLIFFMVAIFGVDYADVVIAAFLPSVLFYLGLLVQVDGYAARNNLKGSNGEDLPKWWRVIRDGWVYIAGLGVLAFGLVYMRWGAITPVYATGVVIALQLFQWAVRRISPKKQGQSPIKTNFGGAWKSVETGLVQTAGLVNYVVAIFIGMGLILVGLLKTGVAAGLAAWIISLGGDNLYLILFICLGFCVVMGTFGLERTAYIFLAIIAVPAIMTLSKTAPEFQAAGGLSIIGLNLFIISYSNLGGITPPVALNAFVAANIAGANPMKTAWIACRMGAVLAFIPFFYVLQPSLLIIYTPWWQTLIHFAQAFIGVWLLSSGLAGYLVGAGELKRVARLLLILGGFSLAFPQPAVFGAGVIISLATISITVLSNRAKSVQIPKVSIPQASLAEDER, from the coding sequence ATGACGGAGCCCAGACAAGGCGGGCTTTCCCGTTATCACTACATGCCAAAGCCGGTAAAGGTAATATTTCTTCTGGCGCCGGTCATTGCCTCGACACTGTTCGTCATCCACTGGTTTTCCATACCTATTTTCGGCCATATCCTTGCCGGCACGATCTATTCGTATCTCCTCTACGCCATCCTCGGATTCAACATCTTCATCGGCCTTGGCGCCACCAAGAAACAGAATAGGCAAGCTCCACCGTGGTACGACTATATTCTGGGCGTGACACTGGTTGGCATAATCATTTTCTTCATGTTCAACATCAACGACATCACCTACCACAATTGGGATTCGCCACCGAATAACTGGGTTTTCGCCTCTGCAGTTACCATAAGTTTGCTGGTCATCGAAGCCGGGAGAAGAGTCGGCGGGTGGGGACTCGCGGCTCTCCTGGTTTTCTCGATCATCTACCCATTGTTTTCCTCAAGCCATTTCCTGGCGACCCATTTCGGCGGCGTTTTCTATGGTGCTTCTTTCCCATTCAAAGAGATCGTGAGTTCGTTCGCTTTCGGCGCCAACGGGATGCTCGGCATTCCGGCACAGATGCTGGGTGAACTTATCCTCGGTTTCTTCCTGTTCGCCGGCTTGATAATGGGAATGGGCGGCGGCAGTTTCTTCATGAACCTGGCTACCTCGTTAATGGGCAAAGTACGAGGCGGTCAAGCCAAGGTGGCAGTACTGGCCAGCGGCTTTTTCGGCAGCATCACCGGCAGCGCTATGGCTAACATTGCCGGTACGGGTTCCTTCACCATCCCAGCGATGAAAAAATCCGGGTTCGAAGCGGAGGACGCGGCGGCGATCGAGGCCTGTGCCTCCTCCGGCAGCGATTCTATGCCGCCGGTGCTGGGAGGACTGATCTTTTTCATGGTTGCAATATTCGGCGTCGACTACGCCGATGTTGTTATCGCCGCCTTCCTTCCTTCAGTCCTGTTCTACCTCGGGCTGCTGGTACAGGTCGATGGATATGCCGCACGGAATAATCTGAAGGGATCGAATGGTGAAGACCTGCCTAAATGGTGGCGCGTCATCCGGGACGGTTGGGTATACATAGCAGGTTTAGGGGTCCTGGCTTTCGGTCTGGTGTACATGAGATGGGGAGCGATAACCCCGGTGTACGCCACAGGCGTGGTCATTGCACTTCAGCTTTTCCAATGGGCTGTACGCAGAATCTCACCAAAAAAACAGGGTCAAAGCCCGATAAAAACCAATTTCGGAGGCGCCTGGAAAAGTGTAGAAACCGGGTTGGTACAAACCGCCGGCCTGGTAAACTACGTTGTTGCGATATTCATCGGGATGGGTCTTATCCTTGTCGGTCTCCTCAAGACCGGGGTAGCTGCCGGGCTGGCGGCATGGATCATCAGCCTAGGCGGCGATAATTTGTATCTTATCCTATTCATCTGCCTTGGTTTCTGTGTTGTTATGGGCACTTTCGGACTGGAACGGACGGCTTACATCTTTCTGGCGATTATTGCGGTGCCGGCGATCATGACCCTGAGCAAAACTGCCCCGGAATTTCAGGCGGCGGGAGGCCTTTCCATCATCGGCCTCAACCTGTTCATTATTTCCTATTCCAACCTTGGAGGCATCACACCACCAGTGGCATTAAATGCATTTGTCGCCGCCAATATCGCTGGCGCCAACCCGATGAAGACTGCCTGGATAGCCTGCCGCATGGGCGCGGTGCTGGCCTTCATCCCGTTTTTCTACGTATTACAACCGTCGCTTCTGATCATTTACACTCCGTGGTGGCAGACGCTCATCCATTTTGCCCAGGCCTTCATCGGCGTCTGGCTGTTGTCTTCAGGGCTGGCGGGATACCTGGTGGGCGCCGGAGAACTCAAAAGGGTTGCAAGATTGCTTCTTATCCTCGGCGGCTTCTCCCTGGCCTTCCCTCAGCCGGCAGTGTTCGGCGCGGGAGTAATCATCAGTCTAGCGACTATCTCCATCACGGTTTTATCCAACCGCGCTAAAAGTGTTCAAATCCCAAAAGTTAGTATCCCCCAAGCAAGTCTGGCGGAGGATGAGAGATGA
- a CDS encoding TAXI family TRAP transporter solute-binding subunit, translating to MNPILRKLFGGAAVLLSAVLLSGCGGNSIYNSTSPAGTAFTWPDALLFAATGDSGQAKMVSWASAMQSGLNGPLIRVVTEAAWTNTYKDMKAGKMVLSQCDKVTLADDIEAKNEYAMPDGGPWMAGMVWIDSLASTGFMVRGNSNMYKPEDIKPGTRIAIWNNQSATMSPFLSLFAWAGIDQKDIVWVNTGDYNACPRAVVEGRADIAMAAPVTPAVMEASAAPSGIRYLSMKPADNPKGAAAFLAISPMYDFSPITAGPASAIGTWAISSYKYLAADTSTDAELIYRLVKWLDENYSSYKDSYASNTNMTFQDVFSALQTTFMPVHPGLIKYLKEKGVWNADYEKRNQTNITLFQKYVTSYQDAMKQATSKGIDIKASNSVWIEFWENYKKTNAIPLLRMHVSLTQDAAITLPGGYIAPPTTTTPSPTTTAPPPTITASAIPISVDISDAHPGDDVTVTIKTTPGAEVTILFTMPNGTNSTFPTDNKKTAGADGRITWTWNINSHVPSGEATFTFTAVLNGQTSTLAVKKVI from the coding sequence ATGAATCCAATCTTACGTAAATTGTTTGGCGGTGCCGCGGTTTTATTGTCGGCGGTGCTGTTATCGGGCTGTGGAGGGAACTCGATTTACAACTCGACGTCCCCTGCCGGGACCGCTTTTACTTGGCCTGACGCCCTGCTCTTTGCCGCTACCGGCGACTCCGGACAAGCAAAGATGGTCTCCTGGGCTTCGGCAATGCAAAGCGGGCTGAACGGGCCCTTGATCAGGGTAGTCACCGAGGCTGCCTGGACGAATACTTATAAGGATATGAAAGCCGGCAAGATGGTGTTGTCACAGTGCGACAAGGTTACACTTGCTGACGACATCGAAGCTAAAAACGAGTACGCCATGCCCGACGGCGGCCCATGGATGGCTGGAATGGTGTGGATAGACTCACTTGCTTCCACCGGGTTCATGGTCCGTGGCAATTCCAACATGTACAAACCTGAAGACATCAAACCCGGAACCAGGATTGCTATCTGGAACAATCAATCCGCTACAATGTCGCCTTTCCTTTCACTGTTTGCCTGGGCCGGAATTGACCAGAAAGACATTGTCTGGGTGAACACGGGCGATTACAATGCCTGCCCGAGGGCGGTGGTCGAAGGCCGCGCTGATATAGCTATGGCCGCCCCGGTGACTCCGGCGGTAATGGAGGCTTCGGCGGCTCCGTCCGGGATACGATACCTGTCGATGAAACCAGCCGACAACCCCAAGGGAGCCGCGGCATTCCTGGCCATAAGCCCGATGTATGATTTCAGCCCGATCACCGCCGGACCGGCGAGCGCCATCGGCACCTGGGCGATTTCCAGCTATAAGTACCTTGCAGCAGACACCAGCACCGATGCAGAACTGATCTACCGCCTGGTCAAATGGCTCGACGAGAACTACTCATCTTACAAAGACAGCTACGCTTCAAACACCAATATGACTTTCCAGGATGTTTTCAGCGCCCTCCAGACCACCTTCATGCCGGTGCATCCCGGCCTGATCAAATACCTCAAAGAAAAAGGCGTCTGGAACGCGGACTACGAAAAACGCAACCAGACGAATATCACTCTCTTCCAAAAATATGTTACCAGCTACCAGGACGCGATGAAACAGGCCACCTCCAAAGGAATCGACATCAAAGCCTCGAACAGCGTATGGATCGAATTTTGGGAGAACTACAAAAAGACCAACGCCATCCCATTGCTCCGCATGCACGTCAGTTTGACCCAGGACGCCGCAATAACGCTGCCAGGAGGATACATCGCCCCCCCGACCACCACGACTCCATCCCCAACGACAACTGCCCCTCCCCCGACGATAACCGCGTCGGCAATCCCTATCAGTGTCGACATTTCTGACGCTCACCCGGGTGACGATGTGACGGTTACTATCAAAACCACCCCCGGCGCCGAAGTCACCATCCTGTTTACCATGCCCAACGGTACGAACAGCACTTTCCCGACGGATAACAAGAAGACTGCCGGTGCCGACGGGCGGATCACCTGGACGTGGAACATCAATTCCCATGTACCATCCGGGGAAGCGACTTTCACCTTCACCGCCGTTCTGAACGGCCAGACATCAACGCTTGCGGTCAAAAAGGTAATCTAG